DNA sequence from the Terriglobia bacterium genome:
GGCCTGGAGCAGATCGACCTCGCCTGATCCGGCCGCCGGGTGAGCGCGCTAGCCGGGCTTCCCCTTCCGCAGCCTGAGCTCCGGGTGGACGCCGAGCCACCGGGCGAGGTGGTCCGCGAGGCGGTCGATCCCAACCGCCACTTCCTCGAGGTCGTCGCTCCCCATGAACCCCGGGGTGAAGAGCGTTCGCCGCTCCTCGTCCACGACGACCTCGGAGGCCGGCACATAGACCGGCTCCTGACCCAGCGGCCGCCCCTGGTGCCTCGCGAGCACGACCTCGGCGAGGCCCATGACGGCCACGGGCGCCTTCCGCGCGGTGAGCGCGTCGAGGAGCGCGACGACGTCGGGGCGGAGGGGACCGAGGCCGAGGAGGCCGGGTCCCTCGAGGCAGAGGTTCTTGACCGCGCCCATTCCCCCGGGAATCGCGAGGGCGTCGAGCTGGGTCTCCGGCGTCTCGTGAACCGCGGCAACGACCCCGCGGGCGATCCGCGCCGACTCGACCAGCACCCGCCTCGGCGCCGCCTCCGGGCGGGTGTCGCCCGTCGAGTGGTCCACGACGTCCCGCTGCTCGACGTCGGGCGCCAGGAACAGGGACTCCATCCCGCGCCTCGCGAGGGCGAGGACGAGCAACACCGTCTCCTGGATCTCGGAACCGTCGTAGGTCCCGCAGCCGGACAGGAGGACGCCGACGCGCCGCACCGGGACGACCCCGCTCAGGCCGGCTGTCCCGGCGACGCGGCGAGGAGCCCGGCCGCCCCGGCGATCACGGTCTCGGCCATCTCGTCGAGCCGGCCGTCGGCGACGATCCCCGACGCGTTCCGATGGCCGCCGCCGCCGAACTCCGCCGCGAGGCGGTAGACGTCCAGGTCCCCCTTGGAGCGCAGCGATACCTTGACCCGACCCTCCGGGAGCTCGCGGAACAGGAGGGCGATCCTCACCCCCTCGATCGCGAGCAGCGGCGTCGTCATCTCGGAGGTGTCCGCCCCCTCGGCATCGCACTCGCTCTCCATCGCGCGCGTGACCCGCACCGACACGATCGCCCCTCCCGCGTCGAGGCGGAGGCCCGCGAGAGCTCGGCCCAGGAGGCGCGTCCAGGCCGGCGAGTTCCGCTCGTAGACCTCGCGAAAGCAGCGTGAGGGCTCGATCCCCGTCCTGAGGAGAGCCGCGGCGATCTCGTGGGCCCGGGCCCGCGTCGAGTTGAACCGGAAGAACCCGGTGTCGGTCGAGAGGCCGGCGTAGAGCGCCTCGGCCGTGTCGAGGTCGATCCGGTGCCCGGCGGCGGTCGACAGCTCGTACACGATCGCCGCGGTGGCGCTGGCTTGCTCGTCGAGGACGTCGTGGGCCCAGAGGGTTCCCGGCGTCGGGTGATGATCGATGCAGAACACCTTCGAGGCGCGCGACCGGATCGCCGGCTCCATCCGTCCGAGGCGGTCGGGGGCGGAGTTGTCCAGCAGGACCACGAGGTCGGCGGCGTCGAGCGCGGCGTCGTGCACCGCCGGGTCGTACACCTCGACGGAGGGACCGAGATCCTCGAGGTAGGCGAGGTTCCGCGGCGTCGCCTCCTGGTTGACGATCCGGAGCTCGCGGCCGGTCCCGGCCAGGAGCCGCGCGAGCCCGACCTCGGACCCGATCGCGTCACCATCGGGGTTCATGTGGGTCGTCAGGACGTATCGCCTGGCGATGCCGGTGAGCCGCCGGAACAACTCGCATTGCTCGGCGTTCACCATCAGCACGCGCTCCAGCCGGCGGGGCCCGGCGGCCACCCACCGCCGAACGGACCGCCCCCGAGGGTCCCCCGACGATAGGCGTCGGCGGTCGCCACGTAAACCTCGACGCCCTTCAGGATCCTCTCCCGTAGCGCCGGGTCGACCTCGCCCCTGATCCTCGCGGGCACTCCGGCCGCGATCGCGCCGTCGGGAACCTCGAACCCCTCCTTCACCACCGCGCCGGCGGCGACGAGCGCGCCGCGCCCCACGCGGCATCCGGACAGGAGGACCGCGCCCATGCCGATCAGCGCCTCGTCTCCCACCGAGCATCCGTGGACGACGCACCGGTGACCGATGGTGACGCGGCTCCCGATCCGCACGGGAAGATCGACGTCGACGTGGACGACGGTCAGGTCCTGGATGTTGGTCGCCTCGCCGACCGTGATGGGCTCGAGGTCGGCCCGGAGCACGCACCCGAACCAGATCGACGCGGCGGGACCGACCGTGACGGCGCCGACGATCACGGCCCCCGGAGCGATCCACGCGTCGGGGTCGATCGCGAGCCGGTTCGCCAGGAGTCGCGGCGCGTCGGCCGAAGGGGAACCCTCGGGTCGCTCGTCCACCGGCGGCATTTGGCGTCCTCCCGTGCGGCTTCGGAAAAGCCGGGAAGCGTAGCGCCGGTCCGCGCGGCTGTCAAGCGACCGAATCGTCCTCCGGCCGCCCCGCGGGCGAAACGGGAGCACGGTCCAGCAAGGCCTTCAGGATCAGGGCCTGATAGCGCGCGTCGTAATCCGCCCGGTGCGTCCGAGCGCGGTCCTGCGGCGGCAGAGCGAGGAGCTTCTCCAGCCTCTCCTTCGACGTTTCGTTCCACGAGATCCCCAGTCGGCCCATCGCCAGGCTCTTGCTGTCGATCCCCTTGTAGCCGAAAGGGTTCTCGATGCCGAAATGGACGAAGTAGTACGCGACGTACGACCAGTCGAACACGGCGTTGTGGCCGACGAAGACCGGCCGGTCCGAGGACGGCCGGTTCCGCTCGAGGACCCATTGCCTGAGGCGTGCCATCGCGTCGCGCGGCTCGAGCCCTTCCCGCCTGAGCCGGGCCGCGTCGAGCCCGTTCACGGCCATCGCCTCGGCATCGAACCCTGCGAACTCCGGCTTCAACTCGAGATAGAGGGAATCGCCGATCTCGTGGCCGCCGCCCGAGGGCCGTACCACCGTGACGCCCACCGAGAGGAGGTTGTAAAGCGGCGGGACCGGGCCCGACGCCTCGCAATCCAGGCAGAAGTAGACCATCGCGCTCTCCTCAAAACGTCTCGTGGGTGGACACCAGGAACTGCACCCGCCGTATCGTCGGGTCACCGTCCACGGGGAACGCCACGTCGAGATGGGCCATGGCCGCCTTGGCGGACCGGCTCGATTGGATCCTGAGCCCGAATCCGGCGTCCTTCAAGACACCCAGGTCCCGCCGGTCCGGGGCGCCGGCGAACCAGGCCCGTCCGGCGTCGAGGAACACCGCTCCGCCGACATAGAAGAGCTTCAGAACGTGCCATGAGGTGTAGAACCTCTGCTCCACGGTCAGCAGGACCCTGCGGTCGCCGTCCTGGTATCTCAGGGGATAACCACGGAGCCCGTTGTCGCCGCCGAGAAGCAGCTGGGTGTCCCGGTCCAGACGATGCGCCGCGTCGGCGCGCAAGCTCACGCAGAAGAGGTGCCGGCCGAGATCCCGCTGGAAGAAACGAAGCCCCCACCCGGCCAGCACGTCCTCGAATCCGCCCGACGCGCGGCGGCCCGAGAGATCGCCGGACATCAGGATCATCCGCCCCGGCCGCGGGCCCAGCCCGATCTGGCCCGACGCCTCGAAGATCCCGCGCCCCCGGTCCGAGCCGAACGCCGGAGCCGCCCAGCCGACCAGGGCGTGTCCCTCGCGCGCCAGGTTCAGGTCCTCGGTGCGCTGGATCCGGTCGAGATCGCGCACCGTGATGAACCCGTCCTGCACCGAGTCGAGCGCGAGCCACGGGTACGCGAGCGTGCGATCGACCGGGAAGAGCGCGGGGATAGGCTCGCCGGGGGCGATCCCGAACGTGTGCCGGTCGAAGGTGAAGCCCGCGCTGAAGCGCCGCGCGCGCCCCTCCTCGAGCCCGCGGGAGAAGCCGGCGTACGCGGAGGCGTAGTCGACGTTGTGGCGGAAGCGCGAGACGGCATGGCCCATCTCGTAGAGCGGGTCCAC
Encoded proteins:
- a CDS encoding bifunctional oligoribonuclease/PAP phosphatase NrnA encodes the protein MVNAEQCELFRRLTGIARRYVLTTHMNPDGDAIGSEVGLARLLAGTGRELRIVNQEATPRNLAYLEDLGPSVEVYDPAVHDAALDAADLVVLLDNSAPDRLGRMEPAIRSRASKVFCIDHHPTPGTLWAHDVLDEQASATAAIVYELSTAAGHRIDLDTAEALYAGLSTDTGFFRFNSTRARAHEIAAALLRTGIEPSRCFREVYERNSPAWTRLLGRALAGLRLDAGGAIVSVRVTRAMESECDAEGADTSEMTTPLLAIEGVRIALLFRELPEGRVKVSLRSKGDLDVYRLAAEFGGGGHRNASGIVADGRLDEMAETVIAGAAGLLAASPGQPA
- a CDS encoding gamma carbonic anhydrase family protein gives rise to the protein MPPVDERPEGSPSADAPRLLANRLAIDPDAWIAPGAVIVGAVTVGPAASIWFGCVLRADLEPITVGEATNIQDLTVVHVDVDLPVRIGSRVTIGHRCVVHGCSVGDEALIGMGAVLLSGCRVGRGALVAAGAVVKEGFEVPDGAIAAGVPARIRGEVDPALRERILKGVEVYVATADAYRRGTLGGGPFGGGWPPGPAGWSAC
- a CDS encoding isoprenoid biosynthesis protein ElbB, giving the protein MRRVGVLLSGCGTYDGSEIQETVLLVLALARRGMESLFLAPDVEQRDVVDHSTGDTRPEAAPRRVLVESARIARGVVAAVHETPETQLDALAIPGGMGAVKNLCLEGPGLLGLGPLRPDVVALLDALTARKAPVAVMGLAEVVLARHQGRPLGQEPVYVPASEVVVDEERRTLFTPGFMGSDDLEEVAVGIDRLADHLARWLGVHPELRLRKGKPG
- a CDS encoding 3'-5' exonuclease, giving the protein MVYFCLDCEASGPVPPLYNLLSVGVTVVRPSGGGHEIGDSLYLELKPEFAGFDAEAMAVNGLDAARLRREGLEPRDAMARLRQWVLERNRPSSDRPVFVGHNAVFDWSYVAYYFVHFGIENPFGYKGIDSKSLAMGRLGISWNETSKERLEKLLALPPQDRARTHRADYDARYQALILKALLDRAPVSPAGRPEDDSVA